The genomic segment ATTGGTACTTTTGTTCCGTCTTTACTTTCGTAAAAAATTTGTTCGGTTTTATAATCGCTTAAGTCAGCCTTTATTTCTGACTCACGATACACTTCCGAAATATTATTTTTGACATCATACTTAAATATCGTTGATGGATAAGTAAAAGAAGTAAAGGAATAAAACACAATAGAATCTTCTTTTTTTCCGCTTATGCCTGACATTGATCCAGGTCCAGGAAGTTTTAATCCACCTAAAAACTTGCCTGATAAATCAAAAATAAATGCTTTGCTTACAACGTCCACCATATATTCGGCTATAAGTTTGCCCCCAACAAAACTTACGCTTTGAAGTGTTTCCTTTTCAGGAATTATTTCTCGCCAATTTTCCTTTTCAGGATTATTAGTATTTACAGAAATAACTTTAAAATTATCTGCTCCGTTATTTGTTTTAATAAAAATAGAATCTCCTTGACTGCCAATAATATTATATTCGTAATCAAATGATTCATCAATAGCTCTAAAGTTTCTGTCTCCCTTTTCAACATTTTTAAAATATACAGAATGACCACTTGTTGACTCATACCCAAAGAGAAATAAAAATTTCTCATCTTCAGATACACCAGCAGAAAAGCTTCTGTCGGGATGAGAAGGGTCGGAATAAATAAGTTTATCACTTTCTTGTTTTGTTCCAATTATGTGGTAATAAACTTTGTGATTTTGATTTTTTGCTGACAATTCTTTTCCTTCTACGGGTTTATCAAATCGGCTGTAAAAAAAACCGTTTTTGTACCATGAAATACCTGAGAATTTAACCCATTTGATATGGTCGGAAAGCATCTTTTTAGATTCAACTTCTTTAACAAAAAACTCATTCCAATCAGAACCACTTCTGGAAATTCCATAAGCGAAATATTTACCGCAATTTGAAACCGAGTATGTTGAAAGTGCTATGCTACCATCGTCAGATAACTTATTTGGGTCAAGAAAAACCTCGGCTTTACCTTCAAGTCCTTTTTGAATATACAACACAGACTGAGGTTGCAATCCATCATTTTTGAAAAAGAAATAGTTTTCTCCTTCCCTTGAAGGAAGTCCGTATTTTGGATAATTCCATAATTCTGTAAGTCTGTCTTTTATTTTTTTACGATTGGTGATAGTATCAAAATAGGCATTAGTAACTTTATTTTGTTCCTTTACCCATTGTTCAACTTCGGTAGCAGTATCATTTTCAAGCCATGCGTAAGGGTCTTTTACTTCAATTCCAAAATAATTATCAATTTGTTCAATTTTTTTCGTCTCTGGATAAATCATTTTTTCATCTGGCTTTTTATTTTTACAGGAAAACAATATAAGAATAACTAATAATACACTTAATTTTTTCATAATTTATTATTTAATTTTTTTCAAAAGTAAAAATAATTTTTGTTATAATACAATTTTTTGCTTTATGTTACATAGTGCCTCTAAGAAAACTATCAAATTTTATGATTTCTAAAATTTTTGACCTGCCTTTGCCGTCAGGCAAGTGAGATTTTTATTTTTTGAGACGAGGCGATGCCTTAGCATCAGTGAGTTGAGAAAGATAAAAATATCGCAAAAAGATAGGAATCTAATTTTGCAGAGTTTTCTTAGAGACACTAATTAAAAGTAATTTTAATTCATAGGAAAATCTCGTAAAAATTAATTTTACAAATTATAGGATAATAATTTCTGCAAGTTTAAGCTATGAAAATTAAAAAATAGATAAAATACAATACATTTATTTTCAACGCATTATGTTTCATTGTTTTTTTTAGGGAAACATACGGATAAACATTTAATTTAAAATAAATTGTATCCCTTGTTTATAAAAGTTTGTCAAATCAGCAAACATAATTGGGAACAACAGTCTCATTTGTAAATCAAGCTCTTATTATTTTTTCATTAAAACACATTTAGTTTATTATTATTTGTTGTACCTTTACAGCTTTATTGTTTTTTGTAACTATTTAAGATTTGAAAATGGAAAATACAAATAGAATAAACTCAAAATATTTTTACATAATACTATTCATATTTATTAGCTTTTCAACATTCAGTCAGGTAACAGTTTTTACTGAAACCTTTGAAAATAACGGACAAATGCCCACAGGCTGGACGCAAGAATATGTTCACGACACACTTAATTGGTC from the Bacteroidota bacterium genome contains:
- a CDS encoding prolyl oligopeptidase family serine peptidase, translated to MKKLSVLLVILILFSCKNKKPDEKMIYPETKKIEQIDNYFGIEVKDPYAWLENDTATEVEQWVKEQNKVTNAYFDTITNRKKIKDRLTELWNYPKYGLPSREGENYFFFKNDGLQPQSVLYIQKGLEGKAEVFLDPNKLSDDGSIALSTYSVSNCGKYFAYGISRSGSDWNEFFVKEVESKKMLSDHIKWVKFSGISWYKNGFFYSRFDKPVEGKELSAKNQNHKVYYHIIGTKQESDKLIYSDPSHPDRSFSAGVSEDEKFLFLFGYESTSGHSVYFKNVEKGDRNFRAIDESFDYEYNIIGSQGDSIFIKTNNGADNFKVISVNTNNPEKENWREIIPEKETLQSVSFVGGKLIAEYMVDVVSKAFIFDLSGKFLGGLKLPGPGSMSGISGKKEDSIVFYSFTSFTYPSTIFKYDVKNNISEVYRESEIKADLSDYKTEQIFYESKDGTKVPMFITHKKGIKLDGNNPVLLYGYGGFNISLTPSFSLTNLVFLENGGIYVLANIRGGGEYGEAWHKAGMTLKKQNVFDDFISAAEYLIEKKYTSSEKLAIRGGSNGGLLVGACITQRPELFKVALPAVGVMDMLKFHKFTIGHHWAEEYGSSDDSTQFRYLYAYSPLHNIRKDVKYPATLVTTADHDDRVVPAHSFKFIATLQEKQTGENPVIIRIEEKAGHGSGKPTEQIIDEYTDIWTFVFKNLGMKLINEK